AGATCGCCGCCTCGCCGTTCAGCGGCTCGCGAATGATGCCGCTCGCAAACGACGACGCCGCAGCATTCGGCTTGCCGGGGCGCACGCTGATGGTCGGCAGGCGCAACACCCGACCGTCGACGAAGCCACGCCGCGTGTAATCGTTCAGCAGCAATTCGGCAATCGCTTTCTGCGCGCCATACGAGGACTGCGGATTCAACGCCGTATCGTTGCGCACGACGTCCGGCATATCGCCACCGTACACGGCGACCGAACTCGTGAACACGACGCGCGGCCGATGCCCGCGCAACCGGCAAGTTTCCAGCAGCAGACGCGAGGCATCGAGATTGATGCGCATGCCGAGATCGAAATCCGCCTCGGCCTGCCCACTGACAATCGCGGCCAGATGGAAGATGGCTGAAGTCTGCTCGTCGATCACGCGCTCAAGCACGTCGGACTCGGCGATATCGCCCACTTCGGCGCGCACCCGGCTGTCGCTGAATCCGCTAGCGGCGACGACGTCGAGCAGCACGAGTTCGGTAATCGGTTGCGGCTGGCCGTCCGGTCCCTTCAGTTCGCCGCGTGCCAACAGTTCGCGTGCGAGACGTTGACCGAGAAACCCCGCGCCGCCAGTGATCAGTACTTTCATGATGTCTGCCGTCCCTGATAGTTCCTGAGCCAGCCCAAGCCTTCCGACGTCCCTGCCCGCGGCCGATATTCGCATCCGACCCAGCCGTCGTAGCCGAGCTTGTCGATCAGATCGAACAGATAGGGGTAGTTCAGTTCGCCGATATCCGGCTCGTGCCGCTCAGGCACACCGGCAATCTGGATATGCCCGATGCCGGCCATATCGCGTTTCAGCTTGAATGCAAGGTCGCCCTCGACGATCTGGCAGTGATAGCAGTCGAATTGCACCTTCAGGTTGGGCGCGCCCACTTCCGCGCAGACCGATTGTGCGTCGTCCTGACGATTGAGAAAGAAGCCAGGGATATCGCGCGTATTGATCGGCTCGATCACGATCGTGATCCCATCGGCCTGTGCAGTCTGCGCGGCATACGCCAGGTTCTGCAGATACACCTCGCGATGCCGGTCGCGCGATTGGTCCGCCCCAATCAGGCCGGCCATCACATGCAGCGAGCGGTTGCCGAGCTGGCGGGTGTAGTCGAGCGCGGTATCGAAGCTGCGGCGAAACTCTTCTTCGCGGCCCGGCAGCGATGCAATTCCACGCTCGCCGCCCGCCCAGTCGCCCGGCGGCGCGTTGAAGAGCGCCTGGGTCAGGCCGTGATCGGCGAGGCGTTGCTTGAGCTCCTCGGCCGGAAAATCGTAGGGAAACAGAAACTCCACGGCCTTGAAGCCGTCTTGCGCCGCGGCGGCAAAACGGTCGAGAAAACCGTGCTCGGTGTACATCATGGTCAGGTTGGCAGCGAAGCGAGGCATTGCAGCAACTCCTTTTTCTGGGGAACAGCGAAGCGCTCCGCGCGCTTCGCTGATAGGTAAATATTTTGGGTGGCGCACCGAACCCGGCGTGCACGACGCGCGCTGAGCGCTACCAGCGCGCGCCGAATACGCTACGCAACTCTTCAAGCGCTGCGTCGTCGAGCGGTGACGGACGCGGGTTAGTCATCAGCCACAGGCGCGCCGTCTCCTCGAACTCTTCCAGCGCATAGGACGCCTGCGCCACCGAGCGCTCCCACACTACCGGCCCGAGCCGCTCCAGCAGCACACCGCGCACCGTGCCGGCGAGCGCTGCAATCCGCTCGGCCACCTGCGGGTCGCCCGGACGGCGGTAGCGGATCAACGGGATGTGGCCGACTTTCATGACGTAGTACGGCGTGATCGGCGGCAGGACGTCGGCTTCGCTCCACACCCCTGCCAGCGTCAAGGCGACCAGGTGCGTCGAATGTGTATGGATGACGCCGCGAGTTTCCGCGTTGCGGGCATAGATGCCGCGGTGCAAGGCCAGCGTCTTCGAAGGTCTGCCGCCGGAAACCGTATTGCCCGCCAGGTCGACCTTGGCAATCTCCGCAGGATCGAGCCGGCCGAGGCAGGCATCGGTCGGCGTGATCAGCCAGCCATCGTCGAGACGCGCGCTGATATTGCCTGCGGTGCCCACGGTATAGCCGCGCTGATACAGGCTTGCGCCTGTGGCGCAGATTTCCTCGCGGACCTTCGATTCTTCACCGCTATGGATTCCTAACGTCATGACGCCGCCCCGTCGAGATGACGTAAGGCCTTGGCAAAGAAATCGGTAGCGCCGAAGTTACCGGACTTGAGTGCGAGTGCAAGCGGCACATCGCCCGTGGTCGCGGTGGCCGGTACGCCCGGATCGATTTGCGCGCCGATGCGCAGCGTGTGCACGTCGAGTGCCTGAACCACGGCCCCCGAAGTTTCGCCCCCCGCCACCACAAACTTGCGCACGCCTAGTTCATGCAAACCGCGCGCGATCGACGCCAAGGTACTTTCAACCAGGTGTCCGGCCTGCTCGACACCGAGTTCGCGCTGCACAGCCTTCACTTCATCGGGCGTCGCAGTCGCGTAGATCAGTACCGGTTGCCTGTCAGCGAAGTGTTCGCGCGCAAACGCAAGCGCCTGTTCGACCACCGGCTCGCCGCGCGCAGCCGCCAGCGGATCGATCCGAAAGGCCGGACGGCTTTCGCGCCAGGCCGCTACTTGCGCGTTGGTCGCCTTCGAAGCGCTACCCGCCAGCACCACCGAGAGACCTTCGATCGAGGGCAGCTGTCCTGCGTCTGCGGTCTTTGAAAGCAAACCAGCGCGGCGGAAATTTGCCGGCAACCCGATTGCAATGCCAGAACCGCCCGTGATCAGCTTGAGATCGGCGCACGCTTCGCCGAGTGTATGCAGATCTGCATCGGAGAGCGCATCGGTAATCGCCATGCGCACGCCGTCCCGCTTTAATGCGTTAAACGATTCGCGTACCGCCGCAACACCCTGCGCCACACTGTCGTAGCGAACGAGGCCAACTTTCGACTCCGTCTGCCGCTGCAGGACGCGCACCAGATTCGCATCGGTCATGGGCGTGAGCGGGTGGTTCTCCATGCCGGATTCGTTGAGCAACACGTCGCCGACGAAGAGATGACCGCGGAAAATCGTGCGGCCGTTCTCCGGAAACGCCGGACAGGCGATCGTGAAAGCGTCAGCGCCGCCGTGCGATTGCCCGGCAGGGCCGGATAAGGCATCAAGTAACGCATCGGCAACCGGACCGATATTGCCCGCATCGGTCGAATCGAATGTCGAGCAGTACTTGAAGAAAAATTGCCGGCAACCTTGCGCGCGCAACCACTCGAGCGCGGCAAGCGATTGCGCGACCGCGTCTGCGGCTGGGATCGTGCGGGACTTTAGCGCCACCACCAATGCATCGGCTTCCACCGGTTCATCGGAATTCGGCACGCCGATGCTCTGAACCGTGCGCATGCCGCCGCGCACCAGCATGTTGGCGAGATCTGTGGCGCCGGTGAAATCGTCGGCGATGCAGCCGAGTAGCGGCTGCGAAGATGAAGTCGTCATGACAGCGCTCCTGCTACGACTTCGCCGCCGGCACCTCGATGCCGGGGAAAATCTTGATCACCGCCGAGTCGTCCTCGCCGCCGTGCCCCGCCGACGAAGCCATCATGAACATCTGATGTGCCGCAGCCGAGAGCGGCAGCGGAAATTTCGAACGGCGCGCGGTATCCAGCACGAGACCGAGATCCTTGACGAAAATATCGACTGCGGAGAGCGGCGTGTAATCGCCCTTGAGGATGTGCGGCACGCGGTTTTCGAACATCCATGAATTGCCGGCGCTATGCGTAATCACGTCGTACAGCGAGTCGGCGTCGACGCCTTCGCGCAAGCCAAGCGCCATCGCTTCCGCGGCGGCAGCAATATGCACCCCCGCGAGCAACTGGTTGATGATCTTCACTTTCGAGCCAAGCCCATGCACGGAACCCAGCCGGTAAACCTTGCCGGCCATCCCCGTTAGCACGTCTTCGCAGGCGGCGTAGGCCGCAGCAGGTCCCGAAGTCATCATCGTCATCTCACCGGACGCGGCTCGCGCTGCGCCGCCCGAGACGGGCGCGTCGAGCATCTGCAGACCGGCGGCCTCGACGCGCTTGCCGAGGTCAAGGGCGAAGTCAGGGGAAACCGTTGCGCTCGCAATCACTACGCTGCCAGGCTTCATGCTGGCCACCGCGCCGCGCTCACCGAACAACACCGCGTCGGTTTGCGCCGCGTTCACCACCAGCGTGATCACCACCTCGCACTGCGCCGCCAGTTCAGCAGGGTTTGCACAGGCGACGCCGCCATCCGCAGCGAAACTCTCCAGCACGGCACTGCGCAGATCGCACGCGTGCACCCGAAAACCTGCCCGCAGCAACGAGCGGGCGACGCCCAATCCCATTGCACCGAGGCCGATAACTCCAACGTTTCTGGACATGCTCTACTCCGAGTGAAATTCGTATGGTTCGACGTGGCCGCGCCAACGGCATGTACCGCTGCGCGCTCGCGTCTCGAGCATCAATGCTCAAGGCTCAGCAAATGCCAGCCTCTGCCAGACGGCGGGCTGCGTTGTACATATGCGTGCGGGCAGCGTTGCGCGCTTCCATCGGATCGCCTGCGCGAATCGCGGCGACAATCGCCGCGTGTTCATCGCGCACCTGGCGCGAAAAGTCTTCGCGCAACGACTCGTTGCGGCGCGTGACGACGGTCCCAGCTTCCAGGTATTGATTCAGAAACGCGAGCGTCTTGAGGAAATAGGGATTTCCGGTGGCCACGGCGATTGCGCGATGAAAGGCCACGTCCTCGGCAACGCCGTCCTGGCCCTCGGCCGCCGCCTCATCGATCTTCGCCAGCGCGGCGTCAATCGACATCATGTCGGCGTCGCTGCGTCGCATCGCGGCTTCGGAGGCGACCTCGGCTTCGATCGCCCGGCGCAACGCGAGAATCTGCAACACCGAGCCGGTCTCGACCGCTTCTGCGTAGTCAATGCGCAACGGCCGGATCGCGCCGTGTGCCGCGATGAAGACCCCGCTGCCCTGACGCGGCTCGACCACACCTTCGTTCTTCAGGCGCGAGATCGCTTCGCGAATCACCGTGCGGCTCACACCGAACTGCCCGGCCAGAACGGCTTCCGTTGGAAGCTTGCCGCCGCGCGCGAAGGTGCCTTTATCGATCTGCTTGAGCAGTTGCTGCGCGACCGTGTCGCTGAGGGCACGGGCGGGAATCTTCTCGAACATGCGAGTCCCGATTGATCATGTTATCGGGTCATCATACAAATTTATGCCATCGGCTGCATCCGCGAAAACCCTGGGCGGATCACCAGCCCCGCCCGATAATCCGCCTTGTGCAAATCGCCCGTCGATACGCCGCATTCGGCTCAGCTCCGCCAGGAAACAAAATCGGCGAGGTTGGCGAAACGCAGGGCATAAGCTATCTTCACGGCTTTCTGCTCCTGCGCGCGGCCGGGCAACGCACCGTTGGCCCAACTTCGCTGCGCAGGCCAGCGGCGTGCCCATCCGTTACCCCATGCATTCCTGAAGAGGCCCATGAGCAAAGCCCCCCAAGCGTCTCCTGCCGATCCGTCCAGCGCCCCCGACGCGGCGGACGCTCCGGACAGACCGGGCGATTCCTACGTGCAGTCGTTCGCACGCGGTCTCGCAGTGATTCGCGCGTTCAACGCGGAACGGCCGGAGCAGACGCTGACCGACGTTGCTGCCGCTGCCGGTCTCACCCGAGCCGGGGCACGACGCATTCTGCTGACACTGCAGACGCTCGGCTATGTCGAAACCGAGGGGCGCCTGTTCCGCCTGACGCCGAAGATTCTCGATCTCGGCTTCGCCTATCTGACGTCGATGCCGTTCTGGAATCTGGCCGAGCCGGTGATGGAAGAGCTTTCGGCGCAGGTCCACGAAAGCTGTTCGGCGGCGGTGCTCGATCGCACCGAGATCGTCTATGTGCTGCGCGTGCCCACCCATAAGATCATGACGATCAACCTGTCGATCGGCAGCCGCCTGCCGGCGTATTGCACGTCCATGGGCCGCGTGCTGCTGGCTGCGCTCGACGACCAAGCGCTCGACGCCACGCTCGGCTCCACGCCTTTGTACGCTCACACGGCGCGCACGGTCACCGACAAGGAAGAGTTGAAAAAGATCATCGCCCAGGTGCGCCGTCAGGGGTGGGCGATCGTCGATCAGGAACTGGAAGGCGGCTTGATTTCGTTGTCCGCACCGATCCGCAACCGGCAAGGGCGCGTGATCGCGGCGATGAACATCAGCGGCAATGCACAGCGTAATTCCGCCAAGCAGATGGTGAAGGCTTTTCTGGAGCCGCTGCAGCAGGCGGCGCAAAACGTGTCGGACCTAGTGGCGCGGCGCGGGTAGGTGGTCGCACCCGCTGTGTTCTCACCCGCGCTCGCCTCAGTCCACTACCCTATCCACCGCTCTATCTGCCGCGTCCCGCAGCGTTAAAGTCAGGGTATCCAACGACTCGCTCACTGGCCCAGATAGCGCTCGACGAGCCGCGTCCAGTACGCCGCACCCACTGTCAGGTTGCGGTCGTTGAAATCGTAGTGCGGGTTGTGCACCATACAGCCGTCCTCGCCCACGCCGTTGCCAATGCGCAGAAACGTGCCCGGCCGCTTTTGCAGCATGAACGCAAAGTCTTCGCTGCCCATCAGCATGTCCGTCTGTGCGACCACCTTGTCGTCGCCCACCAGTTCGCGCGCCACTTCA
The sequence above is drawn from the Paraburkholderia phenazinium genome and encodes:
- the otnK gene encoding 3-oxo-tetronate kinase; the encoded protein is MTTSSSQPLLGCIADDFTGATDLANMLVRGGMRTVQSIGVPNSDEPVEADALVVALKSRTIPAADAVAQSLAALEWLRAQGCRQFFFKYCSTFDSTDAGNIGPVADALLDALSGPAGQSHGGADAFTIACPAFPENGRTIFRGHLFVGDVLLNESGMENHPLTPMTDANLVRVLQRQTESKVGLVRYDSVAQGVAAVRESFNALKRDGVRMAITDALSDADLHTLGEACADLKLITGGSGIAIGLPANFRRAGLLSKTADAGQLPSIEGLSVVLAGSASKATNAQVAAWRESRPAFRIDPLAAARGEPVVEQALAFAREHFADRQPVLIYATATPDEVKAVQRELGVEQAGHLVESTLASIARGLHELGVRKFVVAGGETSGAVVQALDVHTLRIGAQIDPGVPATATTGDVPLALALKSGNFGATDFFAKALRHLDGAAS
- a CDS encoding FadR/GntR family transcriptional regulator is translated as MFEKIPARALSDTVAQQLLKQIDKGTFARGGKLPTEAVLAGQFGVSRTVIREAISRLKNEGVVEPRQGSGVFIAAHGAIRPLRIDYAEAVETGSVLQILALRRAIEAEVASEAAMRRSDADMMSIDAALAKIDEAAAEGQDGVAEDVAFHRAIAVATGNPYFLKTLAFLNQYLEAGTVVTRRNESLREDFSRQVRDEHAAIVAAIRAGDPMEARNAARTHMYNAARRLAEAGIC
- the ltnD gene encoding L-threonate dehydrogenase, producing MSRNVGVIGLGAMGLGVARSLLRAGFRVHACDLRSAVLESFAADGGVACANPAELAAQCEVVITLVVNAAQTDAVLFGERGAVASMKPGSVVIASATVSPDFALDLGKRVEAAGLQMLDAPVSGGAARAASGEMTMMTSGPAAAYAACEDVLTGMAGKVYRLGSVHGLGSKVKIINQLLAGVHIAAAAEAMALGLREGVDADSLYDVITHSAGNSWMFENRVPHILKGDYTPLSAVDIFVKDLGLVLDTARRSKFPLPLSAAAHQMFMMASSAGHGGEDDSAVIKIFPGIEVPAAKS
- a CDS encoding IclR family transcriptional regulator, yielding MSKAPQASPADPSSAPDAADAPDRPGDSYVQSFARGLAVIRAFNAERPEQTLTDVAAAAGLTRAGARRILLTLQTLGYVETEGRLFRLTPKILDLGFAYLTSMPFWNLAEPVMEELSAQVHESCSAAVLDRTEIVYVLRVPTHKIMTINLSIGSRLPAYCTSMGRVLLAALDDQALDATLGSTPLYAHTARTVTDKEELKKIIAQVRRQGWAIVDQELEGGLISLSAPIRNRQGRVIAAMNISGNAQRNSAKQMVKAFLEPLQQAAQNVSDLVARRG
- the denD gene encoding D-erythronate dehydrogenase, which translates into the protein MKVLITGGAGFLGQRLARELLARGELKGPDGQPQPITELVLLDVVAASGFSDSRVRAEVGDIAESDVLERVIDEQTSAIFHLAAIVSGQAEADFDLGMRINLDASRLLLETCRLRGHRPRVVFTSSVAVYGGDMPDVVRNDTALNPQSSYGAQKAIAELLLNDYTRRGFVDGRVLRLPTISVRPGKPNAAASSFASGIIREPLNGEAAICPVAGGTRLWLLSPRKAIACLIAGLEIDAAALGNLRTVNLPGISVSVDEMVAALREVAGDEVVKRIEWQTDPRIEKIVGSWPGRWDTARAEQLGLKGESSFADVIRSYIEDEHIQPR
- the otnI gene encoding 2-oxo-tetronate isomerase; the protein is MPRFAANLTMMYTEHGFLDRFAAAAQDGFKAVEFLFPYDFPAEELKQRLADHGLTQALFNAPPGDWAGGERGIASLPGREEEFRRSFDTALDYTRQLGNRSLHVMAGLIGADQSRDRHREVYLQNLAYAAQTAQADGITIVIEPINTRDIPGFFLNRQDDAQSVCAEVGAPNLKVQFDCYHCQIVEGDLAFKLKRDMAGIGHIQIAGVPERHEPDIGELNYPYLFDLIDKLGYDGWVGCEYRPRAGTSEGLGWLRNYQGRQTS
- the otnC gene encoding 3-oxo-tetronate 4-phosphate decarboxylase, producing the protein MTLGIHSGEESKVREEICATGASLYQRGYTVGTAGNISARLDDGWLITPTDACLGRLDPAEIAKVDLAGNTVSGGRPSKTLALHRGIYARNAETRGVIHTHSTHLVALTLAGVWSEADVLPPITPYYVMKVGHIPLIRYRRPGDPQVAERIAALAGTVRGVLLERLGPVVWERSVAQASYALEEFEETARLWLMTNPRPSPLDDAALEELRSVFGARW